The genomic interval GTTCATGGCGGCGCAACTGCTCCGCCTGAGCTTCGAGGGCGCGGATGCGCGCTTTGATCTGCCGGTAGTTTTCCGCCATGCATTTGGCCTGCAATTGCTGGTGTACCAACTTACAATAGACGTGCGCCGGTTCAGACGCTATCCAAAAAGCGAAATCTTTGCGGAGAATTTGCGATGCCGTTTCAGTCCAGCTTTCTGAGGCACACATATTCCGGATTCGAACCATCCCAGGCATTCGACATTGTCTACGGCGGAAGCTTTGAGCACCGTCTGTTGTCATCGAAGCGTGCAAACATGACGCACCAGCGTCTGACGTTGGATGAGATCAGGCTTGAAACGGGTTGCTATGATTTTCCGGTGATTGCGCAGGGGAGCATGCCGCCCAACTCGATGTGCATAGGGTTCATGGCAGACGGAAGCGACGTTACCCGCTATAACACCGTTGCTATCGGACAGGAGGACATACAGATTTACCCGGCCGGCGTGGAGCTTCTCTATCACGCTGTCGGGGCGTCCCGCTGGGTAAACTTCACGGTTCCGGAAGAGCGTCTTCAGGAAACGGCGCTGGCACGGACGGGCCGTCTACTCGAATTACCGGGATTCGCCGCTACGTCGGTACGTCTTCGCCCCGGGGGGCGTGCCGCGCTCACCTGTCTCGCCGATGATGCGATGGGCATTGCAAAGTCGCTGGAACCGACGGGTGGCATGGCCCCTGAATTTGCTACGGAAGTGAGTCGATCGCTTGTCGCAGGCTATGTCGACGAGTTGGCCAATGCGACTCCGGGAGGGCAATCAGAGAGTTCGTCGGGCGAGCGACGTCATCATCATCTAATCCTCGCTTGCGAACGGCTGGTCGTATCGGGTGAAGAGGCAGACATCGCCCTCGCCGAGATCGCACGCCGTAGTGGATACAGTCTGCGTTCGCTCGAACTGATTTTCCGGCGCAGTGTTGGCATGACGCCGGGGCGGTGGTTCATGAACGTCCGCCTCAACGGCGCGCTGCGCGATCTGCTGGGCGCGGGACCAACCTGTACTGTTGCCGACGTGGCGTCCAGGTGGGGGTTTCGGCACATGTCCCGATTCTCCGAGCAGTACCGCAAGGCCTTCGGTGAACTTCCGAGTCGCACGCTAAGCCGCTCGCGCACGTAAGCCGGCTCTTACCGCGGCGTAAACATACGCTTATCCTTGCACGTTGAAGTGGGCTGCCCGATACCGATCTCGCTAGGTCAAAGGGCCGAAGAATATGCGCTTGAGCCGGCCCCGGCCCACTGCCCGGGCGAGTTCTGCGATCACGCAATAGTTGAATATCAGCGTCACGAGCAGAATCTGAACTGCCCAGAACCGGGGCCAGTTTATCTCGGACCAGAGCGCGTGGTTGGCGGCGATCAGGTTGTGTGCTTCCTTCCAGTAATCGTAGAGCCGCTCAAGGTAATGGACTGCCAGCGCGACGAGCGCATAGATCAAAGTCTTCCAGGAGACGTTCCAGACCAGCGGTTTGTCGGGAAAGCGGTTGATGAATGGCAGCATATCGGCGACGAGAACGGATTTTCCGAGAATCAGTGAAGCGAGAAGTACGGAGGTCGAAGAAGGAACGGAGATCCCTGTGCCGCGAATCATCAGGGATCGAACTAACGCGACGATGTGAAGAATAATGAAAAAGAAAATAGTCGGTGGTAGCGCCTTGATAAGTTCATGTTTGAGCTTTTGAATTAGCGTGCTCATGATGTGTATCTCCGATTCGCCGCGTCATCACTGAATCTTCCGCGCGAGCCACGTCGCTGACACGTGCGAGCGGGGCTAATACTGCCATGCGCTGACATGCGACCGCGACCAGAAAGTTCAGTAGGGTGCATTCACTACAACGTATTGCGCACCTTGAGGCTGGTACCAAGTGCTTCCGCAACGCTGATAGATCATGCCGCCATAGTTCACTGGCGCGCAATTCGGTGGTACCGAATTCACAATCGAACCCACGATCGCGGATGTGACGCCGACGGCAGCAGTCACTGCAGCAGCCGTTGCGACAGGATGGTAGTCGTTGTCCCAACCGCCGTGATAATCGCCATGTGCATTTACATTGACGTTCCGGTTGACATTCACATTTCTATTCACGGTGTTCACGCTAGTGTTTCGCACGTTGCGCGTGCGCGCGTCGGCATGTGCGTTGTTTAACTGCCCGCCCCCACGTGGCGCGTGTGCGGCTCCGCCTGAACCGCGTTGAACGTGATGGCCGCCGCGCCCGGCGGCTTCGGCCGGTCGCCATGCGGTCGTGGCAAGAAGCACTGACAGCGTTGTCGCGAGCAGCACCGCCTGTTTCTTCCCGTGTGCAGTGTTCACGATTCACTCCTTCTTTGCGCTGGCTGGAACCAGTTCGACCTGCCTGGCACCCACGGGTGGCCGGAATACAAACACAGACGTCCTGAACGTGGGTGAGGTGACCCAGTCAATAATTGACGTCGACTGCGGTCGTGCGTCGTCATCGCGCCGCGTGATGACGAGCTTTCGTGGCAAGGGGTTACCGTCAGCCTTGATCCAGATTTGCCAGTCGACGTCGTTCTCTCGAAAGGCATAGTGATTGCAAACGTCTGTGCCGACATAATCCTGCCCCGCATACATGGCGGATTCAAACTGATCGGCGGGCGCATCGGGCGTGCCCCAGACAAACAGATCGGCAAGCGGAATTTCCACCGCGAAGCGGGCACGGAGATGGTCGACCAGTTCGGCCAGGTTGCTATCGAACGGTACACTGGAATAGTATTTTTGCGCCGGAGTGTACAGCCAGACGGTCTTGCCGTCATAGAAGATCTCGCGTGTGCCGCGAGCGCTGCGCATGACGACGCGAACCCGGTTCGGACGATCCACATCGAGAACCGCAGTTGCCGTGTGCTGCAGCTTCTGGCCGTCCTCAAGCACGCGCTCACCTGTCAGTTCTGTGGAGACGGTAAATCGCTGCAACGCCTGGAGGTGTGCGCCCATGTCGCGAAGAGCCGATACCGCCGCGGGGTCCACGGCAGCCGTGGCAGCTACTGCCGATGCTGGCAATGTCTCCTGCGCATATAAGGGCACCGTGGCGATCGATCCGGCAAATACCGCCGCGGCCAGGATGTGTCTCTTCATGGTGCCTCCCTGAAGGATCAGAGATTTGAAACCGATGGAGTGGCGGAAGCCTTTCTGCTTAACCCCCATCCGTGCGCGAAGGTAAATTGCTCACACTTTGCCGCAACGCTGCGAGGTTCACGAAACATCACAATCGGGATCCATATGTTCGCCTGCCTGCGTCAAGAAGATTAGGCGCTAGTGAGCGTCGCCGCTATCCGAAAAACGAAATGGGCTGGTTTGCGCGAATGAACGACTGCAGATTTTTGCACTCGCGTCTTATTGAAGCGAAGGAACTTATGGAATGGGTAAAAACGTCTCACGAACAAGGTGAATGCACGTAAAAGTGACGGATATAAAGGCATGCTTGGTTGGTGCGCTTGAAAAACATTTTCGCTTTTTGGATAACGCCCTTCACAAGGTTTACCTATTCTCATCAGGTAACACAGACCTTCCCAGCGAGGCCATGAGCAGCCCGTAGCCGGAAGCGCGGCATACGAGGCACTCAGTGGAACGGGCACCAGTCGAGATAAGGACTTCCGAATGACCAGCGCGCGAAGGATTGCGAGATTCCTGGCCTATGTCGCAGCGGCGACGGTGCTTCCCACTGTGGCTCATGCCCAGAGCGATTCCGATCTTGCCAAGCAGCTAAGCAATCCTGTTGCCGCCTTGATCAGCGTGCCGTTTCAGTTCAACTACGATGGCAACATCGGTACTGACCGCGGCGGAAATAAGTATCTCCTGAACTTCCAGCCGGTTATCCCTTTTCATCTGAACGACCAGTGGAATCTGATCTCGCGGACCATCGTGCCCGTGATTTCGCAAAGCGACATCGCACCGGGTTCTGGTTCACAGACAGGTCTTGGAGACGTGGTTCAAAGCTTTTTCTTCTCACCGCAAAAGCCGACGGCGAGTGGATTGATCTGGGGTGTGGGGCCGGTGTTTCTGCTACCGACGGATACGGACCGCCTGCTCGGGGCGGAGAAATGGGGTGCGGGACCGACAGCAGTGTTGCTATGGCAGGCAAATGGCTGGACATACGGTGCATTGGTGAACCATATCTGGTCGTTTGCGGGAAACGCAAACCGGCCAGCCGTGAGTTCGACGTTTCTACAGCCTTTCCTTAATTACACAACCACGACTGCATGGACGTTCGGTCTGAATACCGAGTCGACATACGATTGGAACCGTCATCAGTGGTCAATGCCGATTAACGCGACGGTCAGCAAGCTGCTGAAATTTGGCAAGCAGCCTGTGAGTATCGGCGGGGGTGTACGGTATTGGGCCGCCAGCCCGGATTCAGGTCCGCACGGCTGGGGGGCGCGTCTGATCGTCACCTTGCTTTTCCCGAAATGAGTTCGCCCCAGGATACTGCTTTGCTTGAGACGGGAATGTCCGTGAACTGCCGACCACCGGAAGCAAAAGAACTGAGATCGGGCGGGTACCACGGGCTTCGCGCTTTTTCTGTTGAACGTGCGGAGAGGTCACGCCATGGCAACGTTCGTTGATCACCCGGTAGTGATGTTCGTTGTTCTGCTCCTGCTATTCATTGGTGCGGTGGCGTTCGGCGCTTTCACATTGAAACGGATTGTGACGCTAACGGATGCTGAGCGCGATGACTTCAATCTGATCCAGGCGTCGACGTTGACATTGCTGGCTCTCCTTATTGGTTTCAGCTTGTCGATGGCCGTCAACAGGTACGATCAAAGGAAAAATCTGGAGGAAGAAGAAGCCAATGCTATCGGGACGCAGTATGTACGGGCTGATCTCGTGGATAAGAAATTCGGCGATCCAATGAAAGCAGCGCTGGCAAGCTACGCGCGCCTTCGTCTGGCTGACTATGAGACGCGCGACCACAATGAGCGTGCCCGGATCGGGAACGAAACAGCAGCGTTACAGGCAGAGCTGTGGAGACTGGCAAGCGCTGCAGCAATCGACAAACCGACACCCGTTTCCGCTGTCGTCGCAACAGGCATGAACGACGTGCTCAATTCGCAGGACTACGCGGAGGCCGCGCGGATCAATCACATCCCCGTCGGCGCGTGGATACTGATGTTTCTGATTTCGGTTTTCGCGTGCGTGGTGCAAGGTTACGGCGCTAAAGGCAAGCTGCGGCGCGGCGTGCTCATCACGATCCTTCCCGTCACAGTATCACTGTCGCTGGCACTGATTGCCGATATCGACAGCCCACGAGGCGGCATCATCCGCGTTCAGCCTCTGGATCTGATGCGTCTCATCCATTCACTGGAGAGGTGACCGTTCGTCGCAGGAGCCTGAATGTCGATTTACATCTCGAGGAGACAGGCATGAGAGCAAGTTACTACCTGTGTACGTTTGGCTTGATCTTTGTACTGGCAACGGGCGAGGCATTCGCGCAGCGGGGCAAACGCATGTAACAGATCAAAACTTTGCGCGCGCAATGACGGATCTCGCGATGCAAAAGGAAGTCGAGCAGGGTGCCAACAACGCATGGCATCACCACAGAAAGACCATGGCGCTGTCCGAACAGCCCGCGCCGTTGATGAATCGCGACACGGTCTACTCGTTTGCCGTTCTCGACGGTGGCGGCGACGTGGCTATCACCCTGCCCCCCAATGACGGGCGATACATGTCATTGCAGATCGTGAATCATGACCATGTCACCTACAAGGTGTTCTACGGCCCTGGCAGATACGTGATTCCCGCCAACAAAACCACTGATTTTTTCTACGCGAATGTGCGGATGCAGATCAATGACAAAGACCCGGAGGACGTCAGGAAGGTCAACCAATACCAGGACGAACTAAAAATCGAGTATCTCAATGGATACCAGCCGAAGCCGTTCAAGGTCACCAATTGGAATATGAAAGACTTTGAGAAGGTTCGAAGCCATTACGTCGCAGAAGCACAGAAGGAAGGAATACGCGACACGATGGGAACGGAGGCGCATCCGGTCTCGCTTGACGCCCGCAACCGTGGGGTTTCAATCGCAACGGGACTGCTCCCCGACAAGGACGCCGTGTATCTGACAGCCAAGCACGTGGTAACGATGGGGAAGACGTACAAAGCGACCTACCAGGTACCAGAGCAGGTTGATCCAAAACTTGGTTTCTATTCCGTGACGGTCTATGGCGATGACCAGTATCTGAAGACGGACAAGGGCTCGACCATCAGCAACACTGAGATCAAGCTCAATCCAGACGGCAAGACCTTCGACATTTACTTCGTCCCTGAGAGCGAATTCGGTAAGGGCGGTCACGCGAACGAACTGATCATTCCCACCGCACCGTTCTGGACCTGCATGCGCATCTATATGCCGGGCGCTTCCGTAGTCAACGGAAAGTACAAGCTTCCCAAGCTCAGTTGATCCGCTTTATTGCGTTAGCCACCAGGCGTCGCTGACAGAGCGTTCGCGGCGTCTGGGTTCAATCCAACGTCCCGGGAAGTGAAACGCCGTCATGTCTAACTCACTCTCGCATTCCGCAGGTCTTTTTGGGCCGTACTTTGCGCGCTCGCTTTCGCAATGGCAGCGTGTTTGACGACTGACCACCCGGCTACCGCGAACGCGACCAATCCTGCGGCTCCCGCTGTAGCCGCACCGACGGATCAGGAGATCGTGGACGCCTGGTCATATCTGTACGCGCGCTACCTGGTCCTGAGGCAGGAGAACTATGACATCAACGTCGAGAAAGTGGGATACAACGGATCAAGTACAACCCGCTCGGCTCAGCGCAGTTCGTGAATCCTAACCTTGATGTCGCGTATCTTTGGCTTCCGTGCCACGTAGAGAAGCTGATGGGCGTCTCGCCACTCGTTGGGCGGACCGGCCGACCGCTATTTTCGCGAGAATCAACATTGCGCCAAGACATCTAAGTCGTCGCAATTGGGTCGTGAATATGGGTTGGCCGCTGCAGGCAGTTGCGGTCCTACTACTCGACGCCGCCAAGGTCAGCAATCCGCAGATGCGGACGTTTAACGGAAGAAACCTCAAAGTCGGCAAAAGCTGGACCGCCGTGTTGCGACGCACCTGATCGAATGTCCGCTTGCAAGTTTGCAGCCACCGGACGCTTTGCCGAAACGAAATCCGGGGAACGCAGGTTTCTGAAAAGCGGCAGGCGGAATACTCGAGGTGAATTGTCACCGGGTCCCACTATCCGGCGCTACCCGCGAAATGGCGTCGAGAAGATCCCTGGCCACAAATGGCTTGATGAGTAATTCCTGACCACCGGCGCTTGCGACCGCGTTGCGCGTCGCCGGATCGTCGTGCGAGGTGATAAACACAACTGGAGGGCGAGGATAGCGGAGTTGCTCATACAAGCGCGGCCCTGAAACGCCCGGCAGTTGGACGTCCAGCACGAGGCAGTGTGGTACGCGCATGCGGCTCGCCCCAACATATGCCTCTGCACTGTCGAACACGAGGATGTCGAAACCAGACACAGTCAACAGGCGCTGCAAAGCACGACCCATCCCGGCGTCGTCTTCGACGACCACGATCAACTGTCTGATTTGGTTCATTGCCCGCCAAGGTTTCTTGCCTCAAGTTTCATGTGAGCCAAGGTCCGGCGCTATCAGGGCATGGGGCAAGCCGTTGCCCTTTGGGGCAAGCGGAGATCAGATAGAGGCTTTACGGCGGACAATCGGCTCAGCCAGTATGACAAGGTCGGCAAACGAACGGGCGTGCAGCTTACGCATCAGGCCGGCCCGGCAGGATTTGACTGTTCGCTCGCTCAAAGCCAGTTCCGCGGCAATCTGCTTGTTAAGTCGACCAGCGACGATACCGCGTAGTACGACCTGCTCCCGCGCGTTCAGATCGGAAGCGTCGACCGGCTGAAGTGACTCGGCCGGGGAAGGAGTAACGGCTGCAGACGCGAGCGCATTGTCCAACGCGGCGAAGAGAGTCTGCGCATCGATCGGCTTGAGGAGGAAGTCGAAAGCCCCACCCTTGATGGCCATGACCGTTCTGGCAATATCGCTGTGGGCGCTGATGAAGACGATTGGCATCTCCCTGCCAAGCCGTTGCAGCGCCCGTTGCAAGTCGAGGCCGCCGGGACCGGGCAGTTCCAGGTCGAGCAGCAGGCACCCTGGCGGCGCGACCGGATCGGCAACAAGAAACTCTCCAGCGCTCGCGTACTCCTTCACCGCATATCCCGCTTGACTCAGAAGCCGCCTCAGGGCGGTACGCATAGCGGGATCATCGTCAACGACATGGATGACGGTTTCGGCACGATTGATCACGGGTGTCCTCCTTGTGGCATTGGCGGGGCGGTCAAGCCGGCGCTTTCCGTTGATGGATTGCGCCCGGTAGGAGTGGGTGAGAGCACGGGCCGCTCGGATGCGGGAAGCCACACAGTGAAAACACTGCCACCGCCGTCGCGGGACGCACCGCGGACCTGTCCACCGTGCGTTGAGACGATGGTGCGCACAATTGAAAGTCCAAGTCCCATACCGTGCGGTTTGGTCGTATAAAGCGAGTCAAACATACGCTCTCCGGCATCTGCCGGAAAGCCGTGCCCGCTGTCGGCCACGATCAGTTGGTAACCTTTTCCTGCAAGTTGAGTCGAGATAGAGACAATGCGTTCCCCGAGGGGCGTTTCCTCCATCGCGTCCATTGCATTGATAACGAGATTGATCAATACCTGTTGAAGTTGCACGCGGTCCCCGAGCACGCAGGCATTTTGCGCCGCGAAGTTCGATTCGACGGCGATGCGTCTACGCCGCGCTTCAAGATTTAGCAACGCCAGCCCTTCGTCAAAAGCGCCATTGAGGTCCAACGGGACGTATTCGAACGTGCGCTTTTGCAGAAGCGCCCGCAGTCGCTGCACTACCTGATTCGCGCGCAGCGCGTCGCGGCGTATGTCTGCAAGAATAGCGTGTAGTTCGTCCTCGGGCTCGTTACGAAGCATCAGGCCGGCGGCGTCCGCGTTGCTGAGAATAGCACCCAGCGGCTGGCCGATCTCATGTGCGACCGATGCGCTCAGTTCGCCCGCCGAGGCGAACCGCGCCGCGCGGGCCAGTTCGTTCGATCGCAGGGTCGCTTCGTCTTCGGCGATCCGGCGTCGCTGGCGCTGCCACAGCAGAGCGGCGATGGTCAGCGCCTGCAGTAAAACGATTGCAACCGCGCCAAGCACCATGATCCGGTACTCTCGCCAGAGTGAAGGAGGTACATTGACCAACTCACAATCCGCAGGCAAGCCACGCGTATCCAGCCCCAGCTTCTCGATCACCCCGACGTCTGCGATGCAGTGCGACGGGTTTGCCGATGAGACGGCGCCCTGACGTGGGGCCTCCCCGAGAAGTATCGATGCGGCGAGCGCGCCGGTAGTGCGGCCATTCGCGTCGAAGTTGACTACCGATCCCGCCGCCAGCCCGTGGCCCAAATAGGTCGGATACCAGCCGTATATCGGCGCGCCCGAAACCTTTGCCATCGGCGCAACGACTTCATAGGGAAAGAACGTGCGACCAGTACGATCCCGATACATAGTCGTGTAAAGAACCGCTGCCGTGCTGTCGAGCGCGGCAAGGCGTTGCTGCAATTCGGAGACGGTCAACCCGCTCCACACATCGACCGTCCACTGGCGCGACGTGCGCGCGCGCGCCGTAGCGACAGCAATCTGCTCTGAGCGGAGATCCAGCTTGGCGAGGCCGGACACGATGACGAGACGCCGTGCGCGGGGTTGAAGAATTTCCGCCAAAGCAAGAGTTCCGTTCACATCGAGATAGGTGGGGACATAGGCAAAATCCGCAGGTATATCCTTTTGGCGGCCGGCCGCGACACTGGAAATGACGACAGGTACGCCCGGCCAGATCTCGTCGTGATAACGCTTCGTGAAGTCCAACGCAAAGTCGGCAAGGCCGATCACGATGTCGACCTGTTTGTGCTCATATTTTCTTTTGAGAAGCACCAGAAAGCTGTTCATCAATTCGGCGTTGTCGAATCGCAGATCGTCGAGCGAGTCGGTGTAGAACTCGACGCCATCTGGAGCCATAGCGGCGACCGAATGGCGTATGGCGCGAATCTGCTCCTGGGCTGCCGGTTGTGTGGGGTCCGCGCCCGGCAGAATCACCACACGCCAGGTATGCTCCGCGTAGGCGCACGTGTAGAAGCCGAGCACGGTCAGAAACAGGTAAAGAACAACGCGGCCCCGCGCGAAAACTAGTCGCGCGAGCACTGCCGTCAGGATCCTCGGGGGGGCGCGTTCGTCTTTCATGGCTCTGGCAGGACTAACGTCGTGCTAACTATGCCTGAGGTTTTTGCCAGTCGAATAGTCTTTTGTAAGAAAATTGTCCGGGAAAGGCTAGCGTTTCCCGCTGATATGCGAATCAGTTGATCTATTCGCAGCCCGCATAATTCCAATGCCTTTGTAGCACCCGGGCGCCAGTTGCCCGTCAGGCGATTGAGCTGGTTAGATACGGCGTGCCGTTTTACGGCCGGTGCAAAGATTGCGATGTGCCGAGGAGATTTTGCGGTACGACACGGATGATGCCGTTGCGTGGACTATCAATGTCGGCAATCAGCATGAACGAAAGCGACACGGTCAACGGCATAATAAGCAGGAATCGTTTGCTACTCCCAGAATTCTTCGTCCCATAGCCCACCAGCACATTGGCGAACACGCCAATCAGCAGCATCATGATCCAGGCGGCCAAGGGAATGCGGTTGAGCCACGCTGCCTGTGTGTAACCCTGTGTGTTGATCACATCGTTCATACCGGTCACGGCAAGTGCGGCCACCGGGCTGGGCTGTGACACCGCGCCGCCTTTAGCTGCGGCCCACAGCTTGCCTTGCAGATCCTCCGTGGCGGCATTGATCCGCTCGACGCGCCGCTCGTCGCGAGTCTGGTAGTACTCGACTCGCAAGTCGACATAGTTGATGAGATCTGCCCGGATTGTCGCGGCCGCGCTGGCCGGCAATAGATCCGCGCGGATGAACTCGGTCCCGATTGCGTTGGCCTCTTCTTCTTCGTAGTTTTTACGCTGATCGTAGCGGCCTACCGCCATGGACAGACTGAAACCGATGACCAGGGCGAGCAGCGTCAGTGTGGCGGACTGCACGATCCTGAAGTCGTCGCGCGAGTCTTCATCGAGTGCATTACGTTTTCGCAGCACCGAGTTCCCAAACCAGGCAGCCAGCGACATCAATGCAAACGAAACGACCAGCAGGATGAGGGGATGTCTGGTGAGTTGCTCCATGCGTTGCTCCAGGTGGATTCGCTCGCCGGGCATCTAGCAGTAAATGAGAATCTGCGTCACACGCAGACTCTGCATCGCTCAGGAACGCGGCGTGCTCACAATTCCATCTTCCTTTCTCACAAGCGGCTATCGAGACGAAGTCACGAGCCGCGGACGCACACTGCCGCAACAACCGAATTCAGTTGTCGTCAGTGCCTTGGCGTATCGACCAGTATGTGCACAGATCAATTTAGCGGTCATCCAAGTGAAAGAAAAGGCGCACACCTCGCATTGCCCGAAGGGGAAATCGGTTTGCCCTAAATACCTATGGCGCTCCACTGCCTCAGGGAAAAAAATGAGTTGTGGCAAACAGGCCTATCGCGCAAAAGGGATGTCGAAGCCTGTCCATTGATACTCAGGAAAACACGATGAAACCTGAAACGTCCTTCCCGGCACCTGCCAGGCCCTGCAAACGCGCGCCTTTCGCTGTGGTTGCGGCGGCATTGCTGAGCGTTGCGATAAGCGGCCAGGCACAAACGGATTCTCAACAGCCCATGCGGCCTAACATCGTGTTGATTGTGGGCGACGACGTGGGTTGGGGCGATCTCGGAGCCTATGGCGGCGGTGAGGGGCGCGGCATTCCCACTCCGAACCTTGACAGGCTGGCCGACGAAGGCATGACATTTTTCGACTTCTACGGCCAGCCGAGTTGTACGCCAGGCCGGGCGGCTCTTCAGACCGGACGCAATCCGAACCGCAGCGGTATGACGACCGTAGCGTTCCAGGGGCAAGGCGGCGGCCTGCCTCACGCGGAATGGACGCTGGCGTCCATGCTGAAACTCGCGCACTACAACACATATTTCACCGGCAAGTGGCACCTCGGCGAAGCGGACTACGCCCTACCGAACGCACAGGGCTATGACGACATGAAGTACGTTGGCCTGTATCACCTGAATGCATACACGTACTCCGATCCGAAATGGTTTCCCGACATGGACCAGCAAACTCGGGACCTGTTCACCAAGGTAACGAGAGGCATGCTCAGCGGCAAGGCCGGCGAAAAGGCTCATGAAGATTTCAAGCTGAACGGTCAGTATCAAAACGAGCCCGAAAACCGGATCGTCGGCATTCCGTTTGTCGATCGTTACATCGAGAAAGCTGCGCTCGACGATATCGACGATGCATCCCAACGCGGCCAGCCATTCTTCATCAACGTAAACTTCATGAAGGTTCATCAGCCGAACATGCCCGATCCCGACTACATCGGAAAGTCTCTGTCGAAGTCCAAATACGCAGACTCACTGGTGGAACTGGATGCACGTGTCGGCCACATCATGGACAAGCTTCGCGAGAAAGGACTCGACAAGAACACGCTTGTGTTCTTCACGACGGACAACGGCGCGTGGCAGGATGTTTATCCAGATGCGGGCTATACGCCCTTCCGCGGTACCAAGGGAACCGACCGCGAGGGCGGAGCGCGTGTTCCCGCCATCGCGTGGTGGCCGGGCAAGATCAAGCCTCACACGAGGAACTTCGACATTCTGGGTGGCCTCGACTGTATGGCAACCTTCGCGGCATTGGCAGGCGTGGATTTACCCAAAAACGATCGCGAAGGCAAACCCATCGTTTTCGACAGCTACGATATGTCTCCCGTGCTGCTCGGCACGGGCAAGAGCAAGCGCAATGCCTGGTTCTATTTCACCGAAAACGAGCTGACGCCGGGTGCCGTGCGGGTCGGGCAGTTCAAGGCGGTGTTCAACCTGCGCGGCGACGCAGGCAAGGATACGGGCGGTCTAGCGGTGGACACGAATCTCGGCTGGAAAGGACCTGAGAGCTACGTCGCAACCGTTCC from Paraburkholderia phytofirmans PsJN carries:
- a CDS encoding arylsulfatase, with translation MKPETSFPAPARPCKRAPFAVVAAALLSVAISGQAQTDSQQPMRPNIVLIVGDDVGWGDLGAYGGGEGRGIPTPNLDRLADEGMTFFDFYGQPSCTPGRAALQTGRNPNRSGMTTVAFQGQGGGLPHAEWTLASMLKLAHYNTYFTGKWHLGEADYALPNAQGYDDMKYVGLYHLNAYTYSDPKWFPDMDQQTRDLFTKVTRGMLSGKAGEKAHEDFKLNGQYQNEPENRIVGIPFVDRYIEKAALDDIDDASQRGQPFFINVNFMKVHQPNMPDPDYIGKSLSKSKYADSLVELDARVGHIMDKLREKGLDKNTLVFFTTDNGAWQDVYPDAGYTPFRGTKGTDREGGARVPAIAWWPGKIKPHTRNFDILGGLDCMATFAALAGVDLPKNDREGKPIVFDSYDMSPVLLGTGKSKRNAWFYFTENELTPGAVRVGQFKAVFNLRGDAGKDTGGLAVDTNLGWKGPESYVATVPQVFDLYQDPQERYDIFMNNYTEHTWTLVAFNAAVKDQMQTYVKYPPRKLQSEGYAGPITLTQYQRFKYIRDQLQENGFNIPMPTGN